Below is a window of Rhodopseudomonas sp. P2A-2r DNA.
GGACGTCATGACGGACGACATCATCGACTGGAGCGAGAAGCACACCAAGCTGCCTGCCAGCGACTGCAAGCCCATGGAGCTGACCCCGTTGCACCGGGAGATTCTCCGTCGCCTGAAGCACCACAACTGCGTCATCGTTCGGCAAGGACTGGGGCGCGGATTCGTTTGCGGAAACTATCGCCCGGCCCAGACAGGCTCCCAGGTTCCAGAATCCGCGCCCAACGGGATGCGATTCTGGATGACCAGGCTGAGCGGCCCGAGCCGCGAGTTGTCCACAGCCGACCTGCTGCCAGTTTCAGGAAATCTGACCCAAAGCTGACCCAGCGCCTAATCTGACCCAGAAAAGGGCTCTAAAATCAGAGGCCCCGAAGGGCTTTTTCTTCAATGAAAACAGGATGGTGGGGGAAGAAGGACTCGAACCTTCGAAGTCATAAGACGGCTGATTTACAGTCAGCTCCCTTTGCCACTCGGGACACTCCCCGCTCCACGCCATCGAACCTCATTCCGCCCCTGAGAGCGGCTGGCCGGCCGATGATGACGTTAAAACGTGCGCCCAGTGATGGGCTCCCGGTTCGGCGCGTTTATGACGGAAGCGGTAGGGCAAAGTCAACCGACGGAGGGACGATTATCCGCTTCATCGGTCACGCCGCGATGACAGCCCGGGTTCCATGCCGCCCGGCGGCGCGGGGGACCATGCGCGACGGATCACCCGAATCAGGGCTGATGACGGCTCGTGAGGGGGCGCCCGGCGCCGCAGGCATGCTGGCTGGCAAAATTCCGCGGGATCCCACGGGTTGAGACCGGCCCGGCACCATGCTAGGTGAACGCCAGCGCGGGTGTAGCTCAATGGTAGAGCAGCAGCCTTCCAAGCTGAATACGAGGGTTCGATTCCCTCCACCCGCTCCACTCTCTAGATTATTGTTATTACACACTTATTTTGCTTTAGCGCGAGCGTGTGCTATCTTTTTCAGAAAAGCTCATACAGCGTTCGTACAACGTTAGACCCCGAATCCATACAACGGATCCTATCTACTTTCCGCTTTCGTCCGCCCGAGGCCCCCACAAATGTGCGGGGAGGGCGCGCAATGTGGCGTGTGAGATAGGGAGGCAGGAGCGCAATTCTCTGCCAACTGTGTAATCGTAGGGTGGCCGATGTCGCGAGACGGAGTGGTCGAGTGCCCTTGGAAGCGCTGATGTACCGCATGGTGACTCCCGCTCCGGAAGACCATTAGAAATCCGAAATAAGCCAGAAGTCACTGAGCACAGCGCATCGAGGCTCGATCTTGGCCCGATGTTTTAAAGCCCAAGCCAATAGAACTGCCGATGCGGCATCGCCGAGCAGGGCGTAGGCCAGAGTTGCCGAAACAGCGAGGTCCACCTCAGTGGCAATGATCGGGTGCTTCTTGATCTGGCGAACACATATTCCGATCGCGACCGCGGCGAGCGCTTTGCCGATCACGACAATTGTTTACCCACGCTATCGCGCTGGGTAGCCAAGCGAGAATGAGATATTCCTGCGTGTCAACGATGTGGCCAAATGGGTCATCAGCCCTACGTCTTGCCAGGCGCAGAATAGGTCGAAGCCGAACCATCGCTGGCTGTCCACGATCGGAAAGACCAGCCAGAGATAAGGCGCGCTGTCGAAGGGATACGGGGCGGTTGGCAGGGAAGCGAGGTAGGGGAGGACGGAGTGGAACGCCAGCACGATGATGATGACGGCAGCCCGAAGGTTGACGAGAGCAATGCTTGATCTGCTCATTGTCGTGCTGGCCCCGTGTCAATCCGCAAAATGCCACCGAGTGGGTATTTACGTCCCACGCCACCAGCACGACCAGCGTCTCAATGCCAGTCTGAGCCCGTTCGATAGTTCAATTGTTCTAGTCCACCTTAAGGCTGTCTTTGCGAGCGACCGTGTCGCCGCTTGCAATATTGTGGTGATGGACGGATGCTTGAAAAAGCGCCGCCTAGGCGCTTCTAAAATTCATTACTGGCAAAGATGGTTGCGGCCATCCTCGCCACGGAACACTGTTCCTGGCTGACAGACGAAGCCATTGCGAATGGCATACCCGGGATCGTAAGGAGGCGCGACGTTGTAGCCCGGCCCATAATAGCCGGGCGGGTAGCCGTTGTAGACGTAGGGCTGCGTTGCTGCACCAATCATCGCCCCACCGATCAGTGCGCCTGCGATGCCAAGGCCAATTCCCGCGCCGCCATGATAGCCGCCGTGCCGGCCGCGGCGATACTGTATGGTCTCTGCCGACGAACCCACCTTCTGTTGCAGCATCAGTGGCAACCCGATCGGCGCCGCTGCGGCAGGTACAACGACCCAAGGCCCGAAGGCTATAGCCAGCGCGGTGACGAGAACTCTAGACGATTTATTCATTTCAATAACTCCCAAATATCTGAGCAAGGAGAAGCGCAATGATTAGGCGCGAAGGGCTGCATGTGATTGATTTAGCTCAATAGGGAAATCGGATGAGCTTCGCGGATTAGGATACATGCTGCGCCGTTTCACACATCAACGCGAGCTTCAGAATTAGCCCAACTTGAAATTATGCGCGATTGCGACAGTGGAATTGATCTTGATCAAATTGAACGCCGGATTTGCCAAACGCTTGGCGTCGATCTCGTTGGAGACGCTCTTGTCTGTCTCGGAGACGGCGCCCGCGACGGGGTGAACCCTGTTCCCATGGTTCGGCCAGCAATCCTTCGAGAATACTGCCGAGCGTTAGATCATCGGCATGTCCGAAACGCTGGACGCGGTGCGAGCTGTTGGGTCGGTGGCGACGATTGTCGGCGTGCTCTGCAGTTCTGATGACGCATCGTTGTTAGGGAGCTCGATTTAATGAATTAGCTCAATAGCCCGGCTGCCAAGAACAGGAAACGCCGTGACGCGTGTTATTCGCGCTTCCGTCAGCTGCACCATATCCGAAAACGGAGAGTCACTTCAAAGGGATCGGCCACTGCGGCTTTTCAGCGCGAGTCTCCGTCATCAAAATTGCGACAAAGCCAAATTTGAAGGCCGATTTGACACTCTGTTTCAGCTTTCATTATTGCGCCTTGCGCAAGCTGCATTTTCTCCTTCGGGCCAAGACACTCGTGGCGTTTCCTAGTGGTTATGGCACGTTCGACGAATTGTTCGAGGTTCTAACTCTCATTCAGACACGGAATATCAAAGCTAATTCCCGTTGTGCTGGTGAGCAAAGCCTATTGACGTCGTGCCGTCGACATAGAGTTCCTGGTCGATGAAGGTATCATCGATGCTCCGTTGCGGAATGGCTGCCGTCTGCCGGCGCCAGTACTACGGGCGGGCCGTCCCCGACATCTTCAAAGGCGATATCCGCCAGCACCGGCAGATGGTCCGAATACGTCCGCGCCTCGCGGTCAGTCCATGCCTTCACGATGGTTGCGTTTCGCGTGGCGTAGATGCGGTCGAGCCGTAGCATGGGAAGCCGCGCCGGAAACGTCCGCAACCGCGTCCGCACCGGGCAGCGCGAGGCCAGCCCCCGCCGCACCGACTTGACCCAGAACCAATCGTTGAAGTCACCGATGACCAGAGTCCGCGGCGCAACCACGAGGGCGGCGAGCGCCTGCGCCTGCGCCTGGCGCTCGTGGATGCTGAGGCCAAGATGCGTCG
It encodes the following:
- a CDS encoding endonuclease/exonuclease/phosphatase family protein, which encodes METIRIMTWNVHGTFNLNPDFDLEGVCSIIDKWSPDVVALQEIDSRGRKDDVFARLADAVGEHRVEARSIVTEDGDYGQVLLSRWPFAGAPEVTDVSYQEREPRRAISAAIRFPIGEVTVVATHLGLSIHERQAQAQALAALVVAPRTLVIGDFNDWFWVKSVRRGLASRCPVRTRLRTFPARLPMLRLDRIYATRNATIVKAWTDREARTYSDHLPVLADIAFEDVGDGPPVVLAPADGSHSATEHR